Genomic segment of Populus nigra chromosome 14, ddPopNigr1.1, whole genome shotgun sequence:
CTTGCATTCCTCTTCCTTGACAAACTGACCTCGCTTCCTCTCTTTTTAGTAGACCCAACCTTTGATGGATGGACCACAGGTTCCCTTTAGTAATAGAATGATCATGTTTTCTTGCATAAATTATGTGTCTTTTCTTAACAGAGTTATCATATTTTCTCCTAGATAAAGCTTATACCCTTAAACCCAATTGTTACACTCTAGATGCATTACCCTCTAATCAAGCCTGATTTACTTATCACTAATTACAAAGATAAAATATACTTACATTAAATGCTCACACATCCTCTTATCATAATAGAGCTCATTCGATGGTGTTTTGGAATGTCATACCCAAGGTTGGCCTTCATTATGCCATCTTCCTCACTTGCTAATGAATTAACACTTATCTCCATGAAAATTGATGTGAATCGTGactgtataaatattaaagagtcATCAGGTAAATGGATCCAATTTGAAAGCTCGTATTCTCCTACTTAACTTTTAATCATCTATTATATCTTTTTCTCTAAACACACATGACACAACCTTGAAAGCTTAACCTTCCTATATTTGTGCTAACTAAAGCATTAGAGGGTCTTATAAGCCCAATAAAAGACTTGTTCTATAATTGCTTATAAAGTTGACTCTAATAGTCTCAATCTCTCAACTTTTTCACTAGCTTGGAATGATCATGATATTGGGGCTTTTCATAAACCTCATCTATGACACTATCTGTAAGTATCCtaaacaaaaattgatttatctTCATCTCTTTCTATAAGATTTTAAGTTCTTTCCATGGATGGTAACCCATAAATCCCAAGAAATAAGAGTTATACAGCATTCCATCATAGGTGCTCCAATAGCTTTTTTAGATATTTACTAGCTGAACTAACAAGTAAAAATGCTTATAAAGGCTTTATTGACCATACAAGAGCTATTGAAAAACTTGTCTCTTTTATAAAAGGTGTCTCCTCCATTAATACCACCATTTGTACCCCTTAATATGTGTATACATCTTCAGTTTGAGGAGGAAACAAGCTAAAATGACATgcaatagagagagagagagagagagagaaaagcatTATTACTCTCACAACCCTcacaaaaatttattattgacaTTATAAAGAGCGTTATCTAACTGGATACTTCAAGCGTAatcaagaaaagtaaaaaaaaaaataaaccaacatATAGTCACAATCATAAAAGTAGTCACCATCATCACTCTTCATTAGGGACTTTGTCTACTAGcctagatagaaaaaaaaaagcttgaaaaaaGATAGATATATGGTTATAAATACCTTTGGTGTGGAGTTGTACAACCTTCATCAGGTGAAGGGCTCTCTATTATCTAAATAAGTGTTGGATACTCATCTCTTGATAAAATTCATCATTGCAAAAGCAAACCTAAACATCTATGATAGGCACATAAAACCAAGTGATAATGTGCAAAACATCTATAACACTCTAGAATTGATCATACAGCACATAAATATCATGTATAAGATTTTCCCAACCATGTTTCATAAGTTAGCCTAAATGTAATATCATCATTTAGATCCCAAATCCATTATTGGCTTTAAGGATCTTTGTGCAAAGCTCATAACCCGTTTTAACACAGGTATCTAAGCCAAGAAAAGCTCTACAAAGTTGTTCTCCATCACTTAAAGGGAGATTGAAAGCATTAGAGCTtacttaaaaagattaaatgaaGAGATATTAAAGGAAGATAGCTTTCTAAAACCAATCACCACTAAAGCCTTACTAAATAGGGTTTATAACCCAACTTTACAAAGAAAGTTATACATGCTCCCCAACATGAATATCTTATAAGTgaaacaaatcattaaaaaccACATTTagatttaagaaataataacATTATCTCTATAAGACTATACCCGTGTACTATTATCCATGAGTTATTATGTGTATGTTCCTtccatttaagtttttttacataatgatcaccaatatattctttttataagattgtctcaataaaaaactttatataaaatatacttCATAAAATAGTCTCCATATAATGCTTTCTATAATTTTTCCCTCATGTGTGGTTCCTTATAATATACTATTTATACGACGAACTTCATGAAATACTCTCCAAGTGGCTCTCAATGATTTTCATAAAGACATTCTCCTCCTAGGGTACaagatataattttattcaaggaTAAAGATACTCTCTACcctattaaaattgaataaaattatctaTAAGGTTGTCTTTAGATTTTCCCCATGTGTGTTTCCctataaaatattctttatacGGTCATCCATATGAAATACTCTTGAAGTTGCTCTTTGtgattttcataaaaacatTCTCCATCTTGGGTACAAGATATATTTTTACCCAAAGATAAAGATACTCTCCACTCTAGGTATGAGGAACCACTTTTTCCAGGGGGAAAATGTTCTTCATGAAATATTTGTAATGGTATTTTGTGTATATGACtcttttttatatgaaagaaCATCATAACTTGGGTATAACTCAATCCCTATGATAAATCATCATGTGTAATCTTTATGAAATAGTCTTTATACAATGATCTTCATAAAACATTCATCATGGGATTTTATCTATAAAAGTCTTGACACTAGGCAAGAGCTTCTCTACCTAGGTATAATACATTTTTCATTCAACATCTAAACTTAGGACAATATCTAATCTGAGTATAGTAAGATCTCTAAAACAATCATGAAATGACAACATAGCTTAAGTCAGATAAGGAAGACATTTTCATCTAAGTTAGGGAAATACTTATCTTGGGTATAATACAATCtttattgaaatatagaatGGTTTAATCTAACTCAAGACATTCTCCATCTCAggtataaaaattaactttatccAAGCATAAGGACACTTTACACCCTAGACACAAAATggctttttatattttgtttgactATAAATCAACCTAGCTTAAATACAAAGGCACTATGTACCTTGGGTGCAAAGTGGCTCCCAATATATTGTTCAAATAAGAGACACTTTTACTTGAGTACACAAACATTCTCTACCTTGATTACAAGAATTCTTTTTCATTGTCTAATTTCTACAAGTTGATGTTCATATGTTGTTTTTCATATGTTGTTCAAATCAATCATTTTGTCTAAAATTTAAAGACACCCACATTTTCTAGGAACAAAAGCAATGTCCTCTATAGTTAAGTGGTACATCATACTCAAGTATAAAGGCACATAGTATAAAAGGTTATCACAATAAAGTTTTGAAGTTATCCTAGATAAATCCTTAATCATTTTAGAAAACACCTTAACATATCAACCAATATGGCTATACAATGTAAGCTTAATGACTCGCATCTACAAAACGAGTCCTCTTAAATCACTTGTACAATAAAACCATTCAATCTCAATCTAAGTGAGCCTTATTTTGAGACAAGGGAAACTGATGGGATACTTATACTGATGAGATTCCTGAATTGGTAGGATACTTGGACTGTTGAGATTCCTAAATATGAATCATTCCTTAATCGAACTAATCGCTTCTTAATAGATTGAATATGCGTCACTTTGATCAATTATGCACCCTTCTTTTTAAAGGATTAATTATGTTTCCTGTTTTTTCATGGGTTTGGACATATGCCCTTCGTAATAAGACCAACCTCTCATCACCTTCTCTTTAGTGGACTAGTCATGCATCCCTTAGATCGATTACACACCTTTTTTTAATAGACTGTTCAtgtacccttttttttaatagattgatcatgttcttttctttgataaacTAATAACGCGTCCCTTGAATTGATCGCATACCTCTCTCATTGATGAATTGATCGCATATCCCTCTTCCTTAACAGAGCTAATCAAATAACCCTTTTTTAATGGGACCGATATCAAATCCCCTTCCTTGGTGAACCAACTAAATGTCCCCCTTGATTGGTTGATCAAACATGTGTCCCCCCCTTTATTGATGTACACACATTTCCTTTGATAAATCTTATACCTCTAAATCCAATTATTACATCCTAGGTGTATCACTCCCTAATCAAAACTAGTTTACTCGCCACCAATTATAGTGATAGAATGTATATGCATTAAATACTTGCATATCCTTCTATTATAATGGAACTTATATAGTGATGTTATGGTATATCCATATTTAGGGATAACCCTTGTGATATCATCATTTTGACTCACCAATGAACTACCAGTCGTATCTCTATACAAGTTATTGTGGCGCATGACTATAAAAATGTTCGTGAGTCATTAGGTAAAAGAGTCCAACCTGGAAGCTCATATTCTTTTCTTCAGCATCTAATCATCTCTGGCATTGTTTAAACATACATAACACACCCTTTAAGGCTTTACCCTCCATATATGTATGTTAACTTAAGCATCAGATGGTCCTCTAAAACCAATAGAAGACTTGTTTTACAAGTACTTATAAGGCTCAGTCTAGCAATCTCATTCTACTAGCTATTTCATCAACCTTAGAAATAACTtgatattttaaagtttttgatAAACCTCGTCACATACTATTTTCATCCAACCATATTTGTTaggatatataaaattaaggaGGGTCTAAGATAATAATGTCTAGATATAAAATGCAAAGATTTGCATATACATGATGGATGTTTTACTAACTTATCTAGATACACTAGATAATTGGTTTGCACTTCGCTTTAGATCgagtccaaaaaaaataaacataaaaaaatatgcaggtattgctaatgtgttttctaattataagaaaacatttgatcatgaactaaaaaTTTGATGCACATATTTAATAAGTAGATTAAGAATTAAATGCACCAATAAAtgttaaagatatattttaatgCTAACTAAAGAGTAAGTTTTTAAGTTCAGAAATAGatatagattaagatatttgaccTTGTATTGTTAGgagaactttaattttttttaattgattatatgGCACAATCATTTTTAAGAAgagtaataattaaaataccatCAAAACAAACTAATTTGCTAGTATAGgtcttccttttcttattaacatctttagtttcaataaaaaaaatataactttttgcTTCATGttgtttatttgttaaaaatcaaaagaatcagAACACATACCCCTAAAAAATTTAGACAATTTAAACTAAGGATTAAAAAAGATATCTCTCTAATTAGAACTCTTTTGTCTAATTGACGTgctcaattttttcaaaaacttcttACGAGAATATTTATTGTATAGACAACGTTTGATCATTATTCTAAAAGCAAGtttgaattatgaaaaaaaaacattttttaaatttaaatgtgagtatattaaaaaaaacataagaataaaataatgttcGCGTGCAACCGCAAGGAACTCTTTGGTAATGTCATTAAACCTGATCAAGCGAGTCAATCTAGAGATACCCAACTCAGCCCCTTGTGTGGCCAGGGTTTCAAATCAAATTGTGGTAGGGGGGTTGACTCATGCATCCCTATTGACAGGATAGTCCAAAGACGAGCTGAACAACCtatcaaaacttgatttgactaaaaagaaattcaagaagtcatcttttttttcctttcatattgAGATAATGTCATGTTGGTTCGACATAGGTCAACCCAAGTTTACCTGCTAAATTGTAACCCAGGTCATAAATTTGACTAGGTTtaataccttttttaaaaaaattatttttatttaattatatgataatagaGATTGACACTCATAGTTAAGCAaccaaataaaatgtttttaagaaaTCAACTATGATGTGTTATACAAAAATATtgcttgctaatattaaaaaaaaatataatcttatttgaaagCATAGTAAAAACTGAATGGTATTAAGTAAAATAATAcctaaataaattctaaattattgtaagaatttaataaaataatatatctaatatatttttaatcaattaatttttaagaaattacatCTAAATTAGTTGAGAGaattccaaaacaaaataaaaaaatagatcagaCATGTGAGCCTAAGTGACCCAGCGTGCCCTGGCCTTTTTTTCAAATTCGTTCAtccatttgttttattaaaaaaaacatatgacaCATTTGTTTGCCTATTTAGAATTCGATCACCATAGAAGTAGCTAGAAACCAAGagtttttttacttcaaaatatattttcaacccATTATCATCTAAAAATACCTAATATACACACTTAGAATCCCAAAAAAAttctatcaatttaaaaaaaccctaaaaagctcaaaaaacacaaaaacaaaccatgaaaaaaaaaatcttaacttcGACCCACCTTTTTTAACAAAATGGAGGTCTAAAAACTTCTTAATGAGATTCTCTTGttgaataaaatctttttttattgtttaaatatgACCAATTAAgaactctttctctcttttttgttatttttaggtgatttttttctcctttctaaaactaataaactaaaatattaagaaaatgaacttttaaattaaaattaaaatggtaaaaactaaaaagattttaGTGGAAGAAGAAGGGAAGTAGGTGAACTAATCACAACTTTTTCATGCAACTTTGAGGTTGGTTGtaggtttctttttattttatatttggttattttttttgttgaattttattttgacaaatttttagaaaaaattatcattaatttattcACAAAAGACATTATAGTTACCGTTAATCACTAACTACAGTGAAAATGctagattttaatatattttttaatttaatcttaatcAACTAATTGCTTGTTTCTTAATCCTCGATACAGACATGAGATATTACGTATTCTTGTATTACCTACTTTACAAATTGACCAGTCTGCCACTTGCAGGAGTTGCAGAGCAAAGAAGCAAATGACAAAAAGTAGCATAACATCAACGACAAAGACCCGCGCTCTTCCGGTCCGTTTCATCGAAGCAATAACCAGCCTCTGTCCTTTCAACGACACTAATGTAAGAGTCAAATTTATGGTACTTCACAAATGAAGCAATCCTTTCAGCATAGCCTGTTAATCTTCTATGAAACAGTTCAAGCGGAAGAAGGTTGCTTAGAGATATCTCATAAAGTCGATAAATTGAAACTATAAAGGCATGCCATTACATTTCCGCTGAATAATAATACAATACGAAAGGTGGTCCAGCACCCGGGGGTAATAAACATATGATCCACGGATCGCATACATGGAACACAAATTTCTCTCTATAGCTCATACGTAGCTTTTCCTTCACTTTACTTTTACACAATTCACAGTGACAGGCAGTGCTGCCTTAGctactctctccctctctctttcttagCTGTGTGTAAGTGTAGGGTTTTGTAtacctttctcttcttctttgagggttttcttttctttatatttgtcGGTAGGATAATAATATCAATTGTGTTTTTGTCTTGCATTCTCTTCTCTTTATTCAGTACTTGTTTCCTTTCGTGTTTTGAATTCCATTTTTGTTCAAGAAAATCTGATCAATATGTCATTTCATGGTTTTAATGATCCATGCATGTTAAATGTTGAAATggtaagataattttttatttttttacatgttctAGTTtgttatatataggttaaagagtgtttgatggttctttctcttgtttttctgcTGCAATTCATTCTGATTTCAAGTGATTTGAAGTATTAGCAGTTATGAGTGAAGTCATGGACCATAAAACATGGCTGTGGAGGAAGAAATCTGCCGACAAGATTGTTGTTGCAACTGATCATAAAGTTGACCATTCATCAAACGAAGAAGAGGTAAATTTCAGCAATTCTGGGAGCTTCAATTTTGTATATTAATGCAATCTATAATTAGATAATGCAATTTATGGTTCTCCAATCCCACAATATATGTTCTTTGTGATCAGAAATCGGAACACTAGAACACTCAATTATTCTTGGGAAAGCTCCATAATTGTTCCTCAATGGACACTAAGAACATCAGCTTCTTTCTTGTAAAAGATTCTAATTGGCTTTGCATGTCATGCACTGATTTAGAGGGGTCAGCCTTTACTGATCACTGTATTTATTCTTGGTTGATAACTGCAGTGACTCTGATAATTACAACTTCTTGCAATGTTATATTGAAGTTCAACATGAAATAAGCTAGTTTTGATGCTTGAACCACAATTAATCCAGATTGGTATACCAAAGCCTGTTACGAAAGTCGGTTTAAGACAATGAAGATGCCACCCTGCCTAGGTGGTAATGCTTCTCCTTGAATGATAGTGGAAACCTGAGTTCAAAATCCATCATTTTTCTAGCTTAGAAAAAACTTGACATTTCCCTGATTTACCAAATggctaacaagaaaaaaagttgaaacaaTGTGTTAAAATGCACTTTCGGAACCAAAACTCAAATATTTACGGTCTCTGAAGCTTGAAGCAATGTCTTCCAGGTGATGGTCAACGGCAAATCGCTATTTTTATTAGTTCACCGATTTCCTTTTCAGATGGGGGTGGGATAGAAGAAGAACCATAGAGGGGAGAGTTGCTCACTTTCTTTGAGGAGAGAGTTACCTGCTTACTAACTTCAGATCTAAATTCTGCAATACTAAAAACCATGATTTGCTTCAACCTATAAAGCTTGTCAATGAAGAGATTCGCTCCTCCACTGGGACTCTTTTGAGTTATGCTAGAACTAACAACCTTTTGTGTTATGATTATGCCTTAGTTTAGCCATCTATTGAGAGCAATCAAGCTAGTTGTCTCTAGGTTTAGTGTGTAAAAATGTGTGCAAGGAAACACTAAAACTGgtcaaagaagagagagagtcaAATCAGTTTGGCACGTCCTTGATTGCTGGAAGTTTTACTAATAAATTCGCGTATACatttagaattgatttttattttggatgattACTAAAAAACTTGGATGTTCCAGATACAGACACTATTGGCTGATAAGGCTGAATTGGAGAATCACCTGAAAATTTTGAGTGACAAGCTTTCATCAGCCCTGTCTGAGTGTAATGCCAAAGATGATCTTGCAAAGAAACAAGCCAAGCTTGCAAAGGAAGCCATGACAGGTAAATTACTAAATATTGTTCCGTTTCAGTACTTAAGTGGTAGGGTTCTTTTGCCAATCTATCAATTCACATTGTCAAATGTCTTCTGTAATCTTGTGTACTCtatgattattgatttttaatagaCCAGGCGAAGGCAGAAGCAAAAGCAGTGTCTCTAAAGCGAGAATTAGATGAAGCCTTACAGCAAAGAGCGGCTGGAGAACAAAGATCGACTCATCTGGAAGCTGCCCTCAAGGAGTGTATGCAGCAGCTATGTTTTGTTCGAGAAGATCAGGAGCAAAGGATTCATGATGCTGTCATGAAGACATCCAATGAATTTGAAAAGTCCCAGATGATTTTGGAAGAGAAGCTGGAAGAGACCAGTAAAACACTTGCCAAAATTGGTCTTGAGAATACTCATCTAAGCAAGGCTTTCTTAGCAAAGGAAAAGTTGATCGAAGATTTAAGTAAGCAAAAGGCTCAGGTGGAGGCAGATTTTAATGCCCTGATGAGTAGGTTAGAGTCCACGGAAAAAGATAGTGCTTCTCTCAAATACGAAGTCCGAGTGCTAGAAAAGGAGCTTGAGATCCGAAATAAGGAGACAGAATTTAATCGGAGAACAGTAGATGTATCACACAAACAACACTTAGAGAGTGTGAAAAGAATTGCGAAGTTGGAAGAAGAATGTCAGAGGCTTCGTGTCCTGGTCCGCAAGCGGTTGCCCGGCCCTGCTGCCTTGGCTAAAATGAGAAGTGAAGTAGAAATCCTAGAAAGAGATTCAGTTGAAATGAGTAGGAGAAGGTTAAATGGTCGTCCTATGGGTTTAGTGGTTGACTCAGCTGTTGAAAACTCTGCTGATTCTCCCAGAAAAAGGATCAACTTTCTGACTGAGCAGTTATGTGTagtggaagaagaaaacaagacTCTCAAGGAAGCctttaataaaaaagcaaatgaaCTCCAGTTTTCAAGAGCCATGTACGCTCGCACAGCTTCCAAATTATCACAGGTTGAGTCGCATCTTGATGAATTGTCAAAAGGACAGACAACCTTGGACAGAACAAGGAGCGTGGTTATGCCACATGAGCTGTCTCTGGCCTCAACGTCTGAGATTGGCAGTGATAGTAAGGTTAGCTCTGCTGAATCTTGGGCTTCTGCTTTGATTTCAGAATTGGAGCACTTCAAACAGGGAAAGCAAAGGGGGTCGCCAACAAACAGAACTATAGGAGCTTCAGACATATCCATGATGGATGACTTTGCTGAAATGGAAAAACTTGTAATAGTCTCAGTAGCTGAACAGTTCGAAGGTCCTCGTGTTTCTTCTGACAATGTTAACGAAATAGGTCGGGAGATCATTCCAGTATCAGAGTCTGGATCTGCTGTATCAAACCAGGTAATCAATTCCAGAGATAAAGCTTCTGGTTGGCTACATGATATTCTGAAAGTCGTGTTGGAGCAAAATCGGGTCACACTAAGAAAGCCTGATGAAATACTGGAGGATGTTAGAATAGCTCTGGCAAATATAAATCATGCAAGCCCTGCAGAATATGATGATACAAGGCAAAGCTCAACACATTCTGATGGATTAAATTCCTTTCATGTTGGTGGATATACCTCATGGAAACCTATATATTTGGTGACTGATTCACCTGGTAGAATTACTGAAGCTGATGCCTTGTCGACAGATAAGTGCAGTCAGCCAGATCTCAGCAAATCACTCTGCAAGATTATTGAGCTTATTGAAGGGATCACTTTATCCTTTGCTGATTATGGAAACTCAGAGACCTTGACCAGAAAGGATGGGAGTTTTTTGCCTTATGAGAACACAGAAACACCTTCAGGCTACATGGTCCGTGTTTTGCAGTGGAAAACTTCTGAACTAATTGCTGTATTACAGCAATTTGCTCATGCGTGTTATGATCTGTTGGATGGAAAATCCGATTTGAACATGTTTGCCCAAGAATTATGTTCTGCTTTGGACTGGACTATGAACCACTGCTTTTCCATTCAAGATAAGAAACATTTTGACTGGGATGAATCACGGAGTGGGTGCAAAGCAGAGTTTGTTGCTTCAAATGGACATCACAGCTACTTTGAGAAGGATGAATGTCATCAATCTACAATTATAGACGAGAATAAAAAGTTAAGAGAGGATTTGATTAATATTGACTCTGAAAAGAGGGACTTGGAAGCCAGGGTCCAGTCAGCTACTAATAACAGTGAGTCCTTGATGAATCAACTCAAGGAATCTGAGAAAATCATTGGAGGCCTGCAAACAGATTTAGAAGCTTTGAGAGATTTGAAGGCAAGGTTTgagaaccaaaatgaaaatcatAAGCTGATGAAAGAAGATGTTGACACACAGCTTACAGTGGCCAGAGCTGAATTGAATGAGGCTCACCAGAAGTTATCTTCCATGGAAATGGAACTGGAGAACAAAAGGAGTTGCTGTGAAGAATTGGAAGCTACATCTCTTGAACTGCAGCTCCAACTTAAAAGGTagtggatttaatttttatatgatttatctCTTTTGAAGATAAAGTAACCCCACAACATCAGATAAAATCGACATAATACATGAAAGATAGAATATCGCATGCATTTTAGGATGCCATACTCTTCATGACCCAAAATGCTGTCTAACTTTGAATTTTCTCCCTCAAACAAATTATTGAGAGATCTCATCTGTCTGATGTGCTATTTTCAGTATGACGAAAAAGGAAGTCCCTAACTCTGAACTCCATCAGGAAGAGAGCCAACTCCGGCCTGTAAGTTGGTATCATGCCACCTTGAACatacaaattattttcatttgccTTTATATTAACTTCTTTTTGTGATTTATAGAATCATGTAGAGGATAGGAGAACTGCTAGTTGGTATAAAGAATGGCATTTCCTTACGAATTGCACTTGAACTCTTTGAACAAAATATATACTCTCTACGTAGTTCGAGTAAAGCCAATTTGCATATGGGATCAGTTGATTGCTCTTTAACCTTTTCTTCTCTGGGAAAAAATGAGATACTTCATCTGAAAATTAACTTCAGCTCATTCTCTTGGGCTTGGTTGAAGTTTCGTGTTTAACCATGGAGATTAAGAGCTGCTAAGTCGTCGGGATTTACATTGAAGTGTCATTGCCTAGCGTCTTGGCTTACATTGTTTGACATCTGCGAGCTGATACTTCACGCAAAGCTGCTCAAGATACCCTTCTTAAAACCCTACTTTTCCACAACCACCTGATCCTTTGTTATCAGtgaaaataacatgattttcCGGTGAATATGCAGTGCATTTTATGCATCCAAAAGCCAGAACAATCATTGATTCCAATTACGTGTTATCCTCTATTCTTTCTTGTATTATCAGAGTTTTCATGTTTGTCACCTTTAAATTGCCTAAATTACATGTGAATGTATCTCATTGTTGAACCAAGAACTTCCTGAATCTTGCAGGGTAGGGAGATAACGGCTGCTTCAGAAAAGTTGGCTGAGTGCCAAGAGACAATTCTAAACCTGGGGAAGCAGTTAAAGGCACTGGCTTCCCCAAGCGAAGCAGCCCTGTTTGACAAGGTCATCTCTACATCCACCGGCACAAATACCACCGCAGTCACCACGTCCACAAGCAAAGCCTTGACTTCACCCAAGAACAAGAGGTCCTCTTTGCTAGATCAGATGCTAAAAGAGGACAGTGCTGAAGTGAAGGACACTAAATCAATCAATCGCAAAGAAAGCGATAACAATTCCAGTCCCACCGTCATTTCCACTAAGGTGATCGAACCTCTTGAAAAGATCCCCGTTTTAAATGGAATCAAACACCAGGATGACGACGTTGCAATTAATTATTTGGCCGTTGTGCCTAGCAAGAAAAGTGGAGGTGCAAATTTGTGGAGAAAGCTGCTATGGAGAAAGAAGAAGTCAAACATCAAGATACCATCCTTTCCATTTGCCCCGTAACTGGCTGCACAGTCCCCGATCCATATAGAATAAAAATTGGTTGCACAGGTAATCCACGGTGGTAGCTCTCAAGTTTGCTGCATACTAGGGATCGAATACATTAAggtctgcctcctgttattttgcGAGCTCTTTTTTGCATCTTCGTGTGTATTCCTTCTGTACATATAACTGGCTGTCCCCAGGCGAGGTTTTGCACTTCGGGACAATGCTTTCTAATTTCTGAGGGGATCATTGCTTGGGACAAAGCTTAAATTAATCAAGTCTGTCTTTCCAAAACACAATAATCCTAAGCTTTttctcattaataaattaaatttgtataTAAAATGCAGCCAGTAAGAAAAATGGCTTAGCAATACAACTCTCACAATACGGAAAAGAAGAAACAGatgcaaaacaaaatactaGAATTACCAGACAGGCAATCTGCAAAAGCCAGATAATAAGGACACCAGCATCTCAAAAACGGAAGCGGATGCACTGCACATGaaaccagcaaaaaaaaaaacacaaggcaAGTTGAAGATAGCAAGAGCACCACAATCCGAACTGAGAGAGATCTGATGACAAAATAGCACAAGAGGCAGAGACTGATCGAGTAGTTTAAAGACATTACAGGCATATTAAACTGGACTTGTAAGATTCTGAAATTGGCAGCAGCAAACCCCACCACAACAAAGAATGACAAGATACCACGAGAGGCAGAATCTGATCAAGTAGTTCGAGAATGTTCCAGGCATATTAAACTGGACCTGCAAGAATCTGAAATTGGCAACAGCAAACCCCACCACAAAAAAGGATTTGGGCAACAATCCAGGACTCAAAT
This window contains:
- the LOC133673352 gene encoding filament-like plant protein 7 isoform X3, producing MQQLCFVREDQEQRIHDAVMKTSNEFEKSQMILEEKLEETSKTLAKIGLENTHLSKAFLAKEKLIEDLSKQKAQVEADFNALMSRLESTEKDSASLKYEVRVLEKELEIRNKETEFNRRTVDVSHKQHLESVKRIAKLEEECQRLRVLVRKRLPGPAALAKMRSEVEILERDSVEMSRRRLNGRPMGLVVDSAVENSADSPRKRINFLTEQLCVVEEENKTLKEAFNKKANELQFSRAMYARTASKLSQVESHLDELSKGQTTLDRTRSVVMPHELSLASTSEIGSDSKVSSAESWASALISELEHFKQGKQRGSPTNRTIGASDISMMDDFAEMEKLVIVSVAEQFEGPRVSSDNVNEIGREIIPVSESGSAVSNQVINSRDKASGWLHDILKVVLEQNRVTLRKPDEILEDVRIALANINHASPAEYDDTRQSSTHSDGLNSFHVGGYTSWKPIYLVTDSPGRITEADALSTDKCSQPDLSKSLCKIIELIEGITLSFADYGNSETLTRKDGSFLPYENTETPSGYMVRVLQWKTSELIAVLQQFAHACYDLLDGKSDLNMFAQELCSALDWTMNHCFSIQDKKHFDWDESRSGCKAEFVASNGHHSYFEKDECHQSTIIDENKKLREDLINIDSEKRDLEARVQSATNNSESLMNQLKESEKIIGGLQTDLEALRDLKARFENQNENHKLMKEDVDTQLTVARAELNEAHQKLSSMEMELENKRSCCEELEATSLELQLQLKSMTKKEVPNSELHQEESQLRPGREITAASEKLAECQETILNLGKQLKALASPSEAALFDKVISTSTGTNTTAVTTSTSKALTSPKNKRSSLLDQMLKEDSAEVKDTKSINRKESDNNSSPTVISTKVIEPLEKIPVLNGIKHQDDDVAINYLAVVPSKKSGGANLWRKLLWRKKKSNIKIPSFPFAP